The following proteins are encoded in a genomic region of Drosophila miranda strain MSH22 chromosome 4, D.miranda_PacBio2.1, whole genome shotgun sequence:
- the LOC117188880 gene encoding prolyl endopeptidase-like — translation MYKFFYRCVLHKNNSKIVTKNNLLSGKLQTQQIISIMSQSRVSVNIPTTINASPGAEEAKLKMTYPVARKDESVAETMHGTRVKDVYRWLEDPEAQETHKFIDAQNAISQPFLEKCDEWQKINTKLTKLWNYTKYGAPIKNGSYYYYYKNTGLQNQHVLMQQESLKEEGRVFIDPNELSADGTTAMSQAKFSDDGSYMAYGLSESGSDWEKILIRKAKDRKDFEDVLEKVKFSSIAWTLDNKGFFYGRYPCQDGKTDGSETKQNEHQKLYYHRVGESQDKDTMVVEFPEQPSWCTISEVSECGKYLILFISYTVRDNTLYYATLKPGEEISGPLEVHPIVDKFEADYDFVASEGSKMYFKTNKDAPNYRLVMIDVENPDEKNWKTVIPEHSKDVMEWVLCAHHNKFVVCYIRDVKSVLQAYEMETGKMLQQFDLDIGTLAGISGDKKYSEIFYGFTSFLTPGLVYRYDFATPEEKPEVIREIKLNLEGFSRDSYAVEQVFYKSKDDTDIPMFIVRKKRDTIEPRPCLLYGYGGFNHSLMPSFGITALTFMDAFDGVLAYPNLRGGGEYGIKWYNAGRLLNKQNVFDDFQSAAEYLTCNKYTSKDRLAIQGASNGGLLVGACINQRPDLFGAAVAQVGVMDMLRFHKFTIGHAWCSDYGNPDEESHFENLFGYSPLHNVHTPLDKSQEYPPTLILTADHDDRVSPLHSLKFAAALQEAVRQSDIQNNPILLRVYTKAGHGACKPTTMRIKEATDVLSFYFKSLNMDSVNL, via the coding sequence ATGTACAAATTTTTTTATCGTTGTGTTTTACACAAAAATAACTCAAAAATTGttacaaaaaataatttactTTCGGGAAAATTGCAAACTCAACAAATAATTTCAATAATGTCGCAGTCGCGAGTGTCGGTCAATATTCCCACGACCATCAATGCTTCTCCGGGGGCGGAGGAAGCGAAGCTGAAGATGACATATCCCGTGGCCCGAAAGGATGAATCCGTGGCTGAAACCATGCACGGTACACGCGTGAAGGATGTCTACCGTTGGCTGGAGGATCCCGAGGCACAGGAGACGCACAAGTTCATCGATGCCCAGAACGCCATCAGTCAGCCGTTTCTGGAGAAGTGCGACGAGTGGCAGAAGATCAATACGAAGCTCACGAAGCTATGGAACTATACGAAATATGGTGCCCCTATAAAGAATGGCAGCTATTATTATTACTACAAGAACACGGGCCTGCAGAATCAGCATGTCCTGATGCAGCAAGAGTCCCTGAAGGAGGAGGGTAGAGTGTTCATTGACCCGAATGAACTGTCAGCCGATGGCACCACCGCCATGAGCCAGGCCAAATTCTCCGATGATGGTTCCTATATGGCCTATGGCCTCAGCGAAAGCGGTTCCGATTGGGAGAAGATACTCATACGCAAGGCCAAGGACCGCAAGGACTTTGAAGACGTGCTCGAGAAGGTCAAGTTCTCGTCGATTGCTTGGACATTGGACAACAAGGGTTTCTTCTATGGCCGCTACCCCTGTCAGGATGGAAAGACCGATGGCTCCGAGACGAAGCAGAACGAGCATCAAAAGCTGTACTACCATCGCGTGGGAGAGTCCCAGGACAAGGATACAATGGTGGTGGAGTTCCCCGAACAACCGTCGTGGTGCACCATTAGCGAGGTCTCCGAATGCGGCAAGTATCTGATTCTATTCATCAGCTATACAGTCCGCGACAATACGCTCTACTATGCAACCCTCAAGCCTGGAGAGGAAATCTCTGGCCCGTTGGAGGTCCATCCAATTGTGGATAAATTCGAGGCCGACTACGATTTTGTGGCAAGCGAAGGATCCAAGATGTACTTCAAAACCAATAAGGATGCCCCCAACTATCGTTTGGTGATGATTGATGTCGAAAATCCCGATGAAAAGAACTGGAAAACTGTGATCCCCGAGCATTCGAAAGATGTCATGGAGTGGGTTCTGTGCGCCCATCACAATAAGTTCGTGGTTTGCTACATTCGCGATGTGAAGAGCGTGTTGCAAGCATACGAAATGGAAACGGGCAAGATGTTGCAACAATTTGATCTAGATATTGGTACGCTGGCTGGCATCTCGGGGGACAAGAAATACTCCGAGATCTTCTATGGTTTCACATCATTTCTCACGCCCGGTCTCGTCTATCGATATGACTTTGCAACGCCCGAGGAAAAGCCGGAGGTTATTCGTGAAATCAAACTGAATTTGGAGGGATTCTCGCGCGATTCGTATGCCGTAGAGCAGGTGTTCTACAAGAGCAAGGATGACACCGATATTCCCATGTTTATCGTCCGCAAGAAACGCGACACCATTGAGCCGCGTCCTTGTCTTCTGTACGGCTATGGGGGATTCAATCACAGTCTGATGCCTTCCTTTGGCATCACAGCCCTCACCTTCATGGACGCCTTCGACGGGGTTCTGGCCTATCCGAATCTACGCGGCGGCGGCGAGTACGGCATCAAGTGGTACAACGCTGGCCGGCTGCTCAACAAACAGAACGTCTTTGATGATTTCCAGTCGGCAGCCGAGTATTTGACCTGCAACAAGTACACTTCCAAGGATCGTCTGGCCATCCAGGGTGCCTCGAATGGTGGTCTCCTCGTTGGGGCATGCATCAATCAGCGTCCCGATCTGTTCGGTGCTGCTGTCGCCCAAGTGGGAGTCATGGATATGCTGCGCTTCCACAAATTCACCATCGGCCATGCCTGGTGCTCCGACTACGGCAATCCCGATGAGGAGTCGCACTTTGAGAATCTCTTCGGCTACTCTCCCTTACACAATGTGCACACCCCTCTGGATAAATCGCAGGAGTATCCCCCTACTTTGATCCTGACTGCCGATCACGACGATCGTGTGAGTCCCTTGCATTCGCTGAAGTTTGCGGCTGCCCTCCAGGAGGCTGTACGTCAATCGGACATCCAGAACAATCCCATACTTTTGCGTGTCTACACCAAGGCTGGACATGGCGCTTGCAAGCCCACAACCATGCGCATCAAAGAGGCCACAGACGTACTGTCCTTTTACTTTAAGAGCTTGAATATGGATTCTGTTAATCTTTAA
- the LOC117188881 gene encoding prolyl endopeptidase-like: MYKFFYRCVLHKNNSKIVTKNNLLSGKLQTQQIISIMSQSRVSVNIPTTINASPGAEEAKLKMTYPVARKDESVAETMHGTRVKDVYRWLEDPEAQETHKFIDAQNAISQPFLEKCDEWHKINTKLTKLWNYPKYGAPMKNGSYYYYYKNTGLQNQHVVMQQESLKEEGRVFIDPNELSADGTTAMSQATFSDDGSYMAYGLSESGSDWEKILIRKAKDRKDFEDVLEKVKFSSIAWTLDNKGFFYGRYPCQDGKTDGSETKQNEHQKLYYHRVGESQDKDTMVVEFPEQPSWRTISDVSECGKYLILFISCTVRDNSLYYANLKPGEEISGPLEIHPIVDKFEAEYDFVASEGSKMYFKTNKDAPNYRLVMIDVENPDEKNWKTVIPEHSKDVMEWVLCAHHNKFVVCYIRDVKSVLQAYEMETGKMLQQFDLDIGTLAGISGDKKYSEIFYSFTSFLTPGLVYRYDFATPEEKPEVIREIKLNLEGFSRDSYAVEQVFYKSKDDTDIPMFIVRKKRDTIEPRPCLLYGYGGFNHSLMPSFGITALTFMDAFDGVLAYPNLRGGGEYGIKWYNAGRLLNKQNVFDDFQSAAEYLTCNKYTSKDRLAIQGASNGGLLVGACINQRPDLFGAAVAQVGIMDMLRFHKFTIGHAWCSDYGNPDEESHFENLFGYSPLHNVYTPLDKSQEYPPTLILTADHDDRVSPLHSLKFAAALQEAVRQSDIQNNPILLRVYTKAGHGAGKPITMRIKEATDVLSFYFKSLNMDSVNL; this comes from the coding sequence ATGTACAAATTTTTTTATCGTTGTGTTTTACACAAAAATAACTCAAAAATTGttacaaaaaataatttactTTCGGGAAAATTGCAAACTCAACAAATAATTTCAATAATGTCGCAGTCGCGAGTGTCGGTCAATATTCCCACGACCATCAATGCTTCTCCGGGGGCGGAGGAAGCGAAGCTGAAGATGACATATCCCGTGGCCCGAAAGGATGAATCCGTGGCTGAAACCATGCACGGTACACGCGTGAAGGATGTCTACCGTTGGCTGGAGGATCCCGAGGCACAGGAGACGCACAAGTTCATCGATGCCCAGAACGCCATCAGTCAGCCGTTTCTGGAGAAGTGCGACGAGTGGCATAAGATCAATACGAAGCTCACGAAGCTATGGAACTATCCGAAATATGGTGCCCCCATGAAGAATGGCAGCTATTATTATTACTACAAGAACACGGGCCTGCAGAATCAGCATGTCGTGATGCAGCAAGAGTCCCTGAAGGAGGAGGGTAGAGTGTTCATTGACCCGAATGAACTGTCAGCCGATGGCACCACCGCCATGAGCCAGGCCACATTCTCCGATGATGGTTCCTATATGGCCTATGGCCTCAGCGAAAGCGGTTCCGATTGGGAGAAGATACTCATACGCAAGGCCAAGGACCGCAAGGACTTTGAAGACGTGCTCGAGAAGGTCAAGTTCTCGTCGATTGCTTGGACATTGGACAACAAGGGTTTCTTCTATGGCCGCTACCCCTGTCAGGATGGAAAGACCGATGGCTCCGAGACGAAGCAGAACGAGCATCAAAAGCTGTACTACCATCGCGTGGGAGAGTCCCAGGACAAGGATACAATGGTGGTGGAGTTCCCCGAACAACCGTCGTGGCGCACCATCAGCGACGTCTCCGAATGCGGCAAGTATCTGATTCTATTCATCAGCTGTACAGTCCGCGACAATTCGCTCTACTATGCGAACCTCAAGCCTGGAGAGGAAATCTCTGGCCCGTTGGAGATCCATCCGATTGTGGATAAATTCGAGGCCGAATACGATTTTGTGGCAAGCGAAGGATCCAAGATGTACTTCAAAACCAATAAGGATGCCCCCAACTATCGTTTGGTGATGATTGATGTCGAAAATCCCGATGAAAAGAACTGGAAAACTGTGATCCCCGAGCATTCGAAAGATGTCATGGAGTGGGTTCTGTGCGCCCATCACAATAAGTTCGTGGTTTGCTACATTCGCGATGTGAAGAGCGTGTTGCAAGCATACGAAATGGAAACGGGCAAGATGTTGCAACAATTTGATCTAGATATTGGTACGCTGGCTGGCATCTCGGGGGACAAGAAATACTCCGAGATCTTCTATAGTTTCACATCATTTCTCACGCCCGGTCTCGTCTATCGATATGACTTTGCAACGCCCGAGGAAAAGCCGGAGGTTATTCGTGAAATCAAACTGAATTTGGAGGGATTCTCGCGCGATTCGTATGCCGTAGAGCAGGTGTTCTACAAGAGCAAGGATGACACCGATATTCCCATGTTTATCGTCCGCAAGAAACGCGACACCATTGAGCCGCGTCCTTGTCTTCTGTACGGCTATGGGGGATTCAATCACAGTCTGATGCCTTCCTTTGGCATCACAGCCCTCACCTTCATGGACGCCTTCGACGGGGTTCTGGCCTATCCGAATCTACGCGGCGGCGGCGAGTACGGCATCAAGTGGTACAACGCTGGCCGGCTGCTCAACAAACAGAACGTCTTTGATGATTTCCAGTCGGCAGCCGAGTATTTGACCTGCAACAAGTACACTTCCAAGGATCGTCTGGCCATCCAGGGTGCCTCGAATGGTGGTCTCCTCGTTGGGGCATGCATCAATCAGCGTCCCGATTTGTTTGGTGCTGCGGTCGCCCAAGTGGGAATCATGGATATGCTGCGCTTCCACAAATTCACCATCGGCCATGCCTGGTGCTCCGACTACGGCAATCCCGATGAGGAGTCGCACTTTGAGAATCTCTTCGGCTACTCTCCCTTACACAATGTGTACACCCCTCTGGATAAATCGCAGGAGTATCCCCCTACTTTGATCCTGACTGCCGATCACGACGATCGTGTGAGTCCCTTGCATTCGCTGAAGTTTGCGGCTGCCCTCCAGGAGGCTGTACGTCAATCGGACATCCAGAACAATCCCATTCTTTTGCGTGTCTACACCAAGGCTGGACATGGCGCTGGCAAGCCCATAACCATGCGCATCAAAGAGGCCACAGACGTACTGTCCTTTTACTTTAAGAGCTTGAATATGGATTCTGTTAATCTTTAA
- the LOC108164111 gene encoding prolyl endopeptidase-like translates to MYKFFFRSVLHKNNSKIVTKNNLFSGKLQTQQIISIMSQSRVSVNIPTTINASPGAEEAKLKMTYPVARKDESVAETMHGTRVKDVYRWLEDPEAQETHKFIDAQNAISQPFLEKCDEWHKINTKLTKLWNYPKYGAPMKNGSYYYYYKNTGLQNQHVLMQQESLKEEGRVFIDPNELSADGTTAMSQAKFSDDGSYMAYGLSESGSDWEKILIRKAKDRKDFEDVLEKVKFSSIAWTLDNKGFFYGRYPCQDGKTDGSETKQNEHQKLYYHRVGESQDKDTMVVEFPEQPSWRTISEVSDCGKYLILFISYTVRDNTLYYANLKPGEEISGPLEVHPIVDKFEADYDFVASEGSKMYFKTNKDAPNYRLVMIDVENPDEKNWKTVIPEHSKDVMEWVLCAHHNKFVVCYIRDVKSVLQAYEMETGKMLQQFDLDIGTLAGISGDKKYSEIFYGFTSFLTPGLVYRYDFATPEEKPEVIREIKLNLEGFSRDSYAVEQVFYKSKDDTDIPMFIVRKKRDTIEPRPCLLYGYGGFNHSLMPSFGITALTFMDAFDGVLAYPNLRGGGEYGIKWHNAGRLLNKQNVFDDFQSAAEYLTCNKYTSKDRLAIQGASNGGLLVGACINQRPDLFGAAVAQVGVMDMLRFHKFTIGHAWCSDYGNPDEESHFENLFGYSPLHNVHTPLDKSQEYPPTLILTADHDDRVSPLHSLKFAAALQEAVRQSDIQNNPILLRVYTKAGHGAGKPTTMRIKEATDVLSFYFKSLNMDSVNL, encoded by the coding sequence ATGtacaaatttttttttcgttcTGTTTTACACAAAAATAACTCAAAAATTGttacaaaaaataatttattttcGGGAAAATTGCAAACTCAACAAATAATTTCAATAATGTCACAGTCGCGAGTGTCGGTCAATATTCCCACGACCATCAATGCTTCTCCGGGGGCGGAGGAAGCGAAGCTGAAGATGACATATCCCGTGGCCCGAAAGGATGAATCCGTGGCTGAAACCATGCACGGTACACGCGTGAAGGATGTCTACCGTTGGCTGGAGGATCCCGAGGCACAGGAGACGCACAAGTTCATCGATGCCCAGAACGCCATCAGTCAGCCGTTTCTGGAGAAGTGCGACGAGTGGCATAAGATCAATACGAAGCTCACGAAGCTATGGAACTATCCGAAATATGGTGCCCCCATGAAGAATGGCAGCTATTATTATTACTACAAGAACACGGGCCTGCAGAATCAGCATGTCCTGATGCAGCAAGAGTCCCTGAAGGAGGAGGGTAGAGTGTTCATTGACCCGAATGAACTGTCAGCCGATGGCACCACCGCCATGAGCCAGGCCAAATTCTCCGATGATGGTTCCTATATGGCCTATGGCCTCAGCGAAAGCGGTTCCGATTGGGAGAAGATACTCATACGCAAGGCCAAGGACCGCAAGGACTTTGAAGACGTGCTCGAGAAGGTCAAGTTCTCGTCGATTGCTTGGACATTGGACAACAAGGGTTTCTTCTATGGCCGCTACCCCTGTCAGGATGGAAAGACCGATGGCTCCGAGACGAAGCAGAACGAGCATCAAAAGCTGTACTACCATCGCGTGGGAGAGTCCCAGGACAAGGATACAATGGTGGTGGAGTTCCCCGAACAACCGTCGTGGCGCACCATCAGCGAGGTCTCCGATTGCGGCAAGTATCTGATTCTATTCATCAGCTATACAGTCCGCGACAATACGCTCTACTATGCGAACCTCAAGCCTGGAGAGGAAATCTCTGGCCCGTTGGAGGTCCATCCAATTGTGGATAAATTCGAGGCCGACTACGATTTTGTGGCAAGCGAAGGATCCAAGATGTACTTCAAAACCAATAAGGATGCCCCCAACTATCGTTTGGTGATGATTGATGTCGAAAATCCCGATGAAAAGAACTGGAAAACTGTGATCCCCGAGCATTCGAAAGATGTCATGGAGTGGGTTCTGTGCGCCCATCACAATAAGTTCGTGGTTTGCTACATTCGCGATGTGAAGAGCGTGTTGCAAGCATACGAAATGGAAACGGGCAAGATGTTGCAACAATTTGATCTAGATATTGGTACGCTGGCTGGCATCTCGGGGGACAAGAAATACTCCGAGATCTTCTATGGTTTCACATCATTTCTCACGCCCGGTCTCGTCTATCGATATGACTTTGCAACGCCCGAGGAAAAGCCGGAGGTTATTCGTGAAATCAAACTGAATTTGGAGGGATTCTCGCGCGATTCGTATGCCGTAGAGCAGGTGTTCTACAAGAGCAAGGATGACACCGATATTCCCATGTTTATCGTCCGCAAGAAACGCGACACCATTGAGCCGCGTCCTTGTCTTCTGTACGGCTATGGGGGATTCAATCACAGTCTGATGCCTTCCTTTGGCATCACAGCCCTCACCTTCATGGACGCCTTCGACGGGGTTCTGGCCTATCCGAATCTACGCGGCGGCGGCGAGTACGGCATCAAGTGGCACAACGCTGGCCGGCTGCTCAACAAACAGAACGTCTTTGATGATTTCCAGTCGGCAGCCGAGTATTTGACCTGCAACAAGTACACTTCCAAGGATCGTCTGGCCATCCAGGGTGCCTCGAATGGTGGTCTCCTCGTTGGGGCATGCATCAATCAGCGTCCCGATCTGTTCGGTGCTGCTGTCGCCCAAGTGGGAGTCATGGATATGCTGCGCTTCCACAAATTCACCATCGGCCATGCCTGGTGCTCCGACTACGGCAATCCCGATGAGGAGTCGCACTTTGAGAATCTCTTCGGCTACTCTCCCTTACACAATGTGCACACCCCTCTGGATAAATCGCAGGAGTATCCCCCTACTTTGATTCTGACTGCCGATCACGACGATCGTGTGAGTCCCTTGCATTCGCTGAAGTTTGCGGCTGCCCTCCAGGAGGCTGTACGTCAATCGGACATCCAGAACAATCCCATACTTTTGCGTGTCTACACCAAGGCTGGACATGGCGCTGGCAAGCCCACAACCATGCGCATCAAAGAGGCCACAGACGTACTGTCCTTTTACTTTAAGAGCTTGAATATGGATTCTGTTAATCTTTAA